Part of the Mastacembelus armatus chromosome 6, fMasArm1.2, whole genome shotgun sequence genome, catGAGCTTTTCCCAAGCTACAGTTGTTGTTGACTGATTACATTTTCACTTCATTGTGTCCCAAACAGTTTGAAAGTCTTAAAATAGGATGAGGTAAGGGTTAGAAAAAGTGGGCTCACAGAGAACTATGAACTTCTTTCCCTTGATGGTACTGGGGCTTTAACAGACCATGAGCTATCATTTGTGCACATAAACAAGATTTAGCATATAGCTTTCTCTGAGATGAAGAGCATCGGCCCAAATTTATCACTGTATTGACCAACTGCAGAGTGATTTTAAACTGCGTTATTTTTgtaaacaggaacaggaagagaGCTTTTGACCTGAGCATGCTCTCTATGTTGTAAGAAAAGATTGTTCTGACTAAGGTCCCTCCTTTGAGTGGGAGCTATGAGCTGATCTTTAAGGCTGATACTAAGGGGCCACACAGGATGGGCTGGAGCCCCAGGAGAAACAGCAACACTAGGGGCCTTACGGGGGAGCCTTAGAAAAGTGGGCCTCTGCCCAAATCGGATGTTTGTGGAGGTCCAAATTGTGAACATACTGACAGGAGTGTGCACTGGAATACTGGGTGGGGGTTGGTAAGTTAGGGCTTTGAGTGAGATTATACATAAGGCACTCACATGGACATTTAGTGAGGCTCTGTTCAAATGAGCACCGATGCAGGCAGGGGTCCTGTATAACAAGGGAAGTAGGCTAATGACTCGAGGGCTGGTACACATTATGGGATATTAAAAGAGCCATTTTAATCACTCAAGTTGCAAACCGGACCTCTCGACGGAGGGGCTAATAGTTGAAATGGATATGTTTCATTTGCACTGATTGAGATGATGAATGGACATCTATGAATATCACTCCCAGGCACTTTGCTGAAGCTTGAATGGATATTTACTGAGCTTTCATGTTATTATTTTGCATCTTCTGATTTGTTCTTCGGTCACTCCTAAAAGCAATCAGTTGCTTCTCTGGTCATTtgttgcagcagaaaaaaagagaacgAGGTTTTGTGATTTGTTTACATAAAGTGACATTCTAGTCATTATGCCTGTAATGAAAAGATTTGGAGTTTTGAAACATGTTATGACAAGCAGTGTCATAAGCAGGGATGTTTATTGTGTCAGTGGATTAGTCTGAGGTTTCAGACTTTCTTTATATCCCCGAAACACCCACAGAAAGTATGCTTTGCAACAAACTCTTGGCCAACAAACATTAAGCTATGCTGGTGTGACGAATTAGTTTCTCACTGAACCATCCATGTGATAACAGGGTTCTATACACAGTATTACGTTTGCTGGAGAACCGCTCAATTAGAAAGGAAACAAAGTGGATGAAGTAGTTACATTCTTGGGGTATGTGACAGCCTTGTTTTACACTGCTGACAACTGCTGTGGACTGAAGTGACTGAACCAGTTTAAAGAGGTTTGAGGTCCAGCTCTGCCTGCTACCTGATCTGCTGAGCCTGGCAAATCACTGGAGTGAtggatcagtgtgtgtttaactgAGCCAGAGGCAGATGTTCCAGTAAAGACACAGCAGAGGTTTTTTGCCTTTCACCATGTCTGTGGAAATGGCAGGgtgagcatgtgtgtgcgcTGGTGCCAAGAGACGTACCACACTGTGGGTGGGCCGCCTGCATCCTGCAGGGCAATTCCTGCCCTGCTTTAACGGGAACAGATAAGTGGTACTGTAGTGGAGAGTGATGAAGGGGAGGGAAAGAAGTGCAACTCCAAATACTAGGTCACAAGAGGCGCCACAACCTGAGGTGCTAAGGACTTTTCTGCTGACTCGTCCTCTTTGTCTACAGCAAAAGATCACCTCAATGGCAGATTTTCCCAATTGTTTTTTGGAATAATAACTAACACCTGGTTAACATGAAGCTTTTGGTCATATATTAGCAACCTGGTGATAGTAATGAAGTAAAGTTAAACTCTAACAAAGACAGTGTAGACAAACTGTATTCCAGACAAAGTAAAAATGAGTCAATTCACAGAAATTAGGCTGTTTCACAAAGCAAATATCTACCTTCTCAATTTCCTGAGCCTTAGCCTTAATGGCCTCCAGCCGACGAGCCTTGAAGTCTTCCTCTGGTGTCGGCTTTGGTTCCACGCTGGTAGTCGCCACCACCTCCTCTGACTCCGCTACAGATGCAGGAGTTTTTTCCTGGCAGGTCAGAGGTTAAGGGTTAGAGCTGAGGTCACCAGGTTTAGAAACTGGTTCTGatttcaaagtgttttaaataGAGACAACTCTGCTCTCTTACAAGTGTTGAGATCTTGTTTTTGTGCACGTCTCATTATGCATGCCACATGTCAACAGTAAAAAGAGATGAGACaccatatacagtacatctcttctttttttaattttaaatgaacttttatAGTAATTAGTATCAGCTTAGGTGCAAATCCTTGGGACTGTCCAGGTTGGATGTATTTCATAACAggtaatattttttgtttaaaatcagcATCAAAGCTGTTTTACCTTAGAGGATCCTGAGCTTTGAGGAGGCTCCTCCACAGAGTTGCTGGGAATGTGGCTTGTCTGTGCACTGGTCCTAACTATGGAAAAATATCATGGCAGATGAAAATGGAAAGAACAGTGAGTGAACAAGCTGATAATTGACCTAAGACAATTATGGTAAACACCAAGTGGGAGATGACAATAAAAAGATGTTGACAGCAGTCACAGcattcttttatttaattttgtattaaCATAAACCCTCAGGAAACATCCTGCTGAGTCAGTGGCCTGGGACACAAATCTGGATATCTGGATAGAGAATGTTAAACCCTTTTTTCTACACACATTCCTTAGCTctctccactgtgctgcctaaTAATGGCAAAAAAAcgtaaaataatattttttgaaatatacTGCTGGGAATAATTACATTACTTTCTACTGTGAGACATCACATAATCAGTCACTTGTCCCCTTGAACAATCTTGAAGTCAAGCTGTTATGAGGCAGCTGAAAAGTATAAAtcattgtttcttttaatattcCCTTGTTGGAGCCTCCCACACAATAGTGGTTGAGTTCAGCTGTGCATAACTTGAAATATTGTCCTGTGCTGGCTCCAGTGTgtctacaacaaaacaaatgtgatcAAGTTGTTTGCTTATGCTGAATGAATCTCCCATAGTTATTAGAGTGAGCCAAGGTTAAAACTAATGTGAGCTCCCCAGGGGACAAGCAGACAGTGTTAGGAAGAGATATGTTTAAAATCAAACGGGTTAATAAAAGTGTAACAGCTCCAAATGGCCACAGTTCACCAAGAGTGGGTGTGGGTTTCAGAAATGGTCAGAAGCAGGCAACAATAATGGTGTCAGGACAAAGGCTTATAGACAGTTTGACAATCTGACAAGTAATTCAGTTTAGGTATACTGAGACCTTTACTCTGTGACATGAAGTAGCGTAGATGAGACTCTCTTAATCTCTAGGGAAAACTCAAATATCTCCACATCTGCCCTGGACCACATACCCTCAGTGCATTCTAGTACTATGATTTCAAAACGTAGAAACCTGGTTTCCTTAATTCGGATCAAAGAGAAACCCACTTTAAAATAATTCTATCCAATGTTTAGGGGGATACTGAAATTAAGTACACCTCTAAATAACCAAGTTGAACATTTAACTATTTGCCCCACCCTGTAGGAGCCAGTTTTCATGGCTGATGTCCATAGGCTAAGCTCTGTGAGACATTGGTGGACTGCTCCGCTGCCATCAAGTCACCTACATAAGATTTGCTAGTGCTGGCCCACATGGCAGCACCCACAATGTTACTCACCAGTAATAGTCATCATGGAGTATAAGCTTGACATTGGACAGAGCCTCTGTGTGCATGAGAAAGCCTGGTACACAAAGACTATCACCAAAACCTTATTTTGGGCTGCCCTAATTAGTATGCCAGACGGGAGTGGAAGCTGGAGGTACAACTGTTTTATTACATGTTCAAAGGGTAGTACAACACAAAGCTGAGCTCGCAGcacattaatatgtttatacATCCTAGAAATCAAAGCACTAGAGAAATTACAGTCTACCTATTTTCCCCAGACTTATAATAATGCTTATGTCAGATCACTTTAATGCAAGTGCTTGCAACATGAGAATCCATAAATTTCATTAACTCAGCATTGTTAATTAAGATTTGAAGCCTGTAAAAGTTACAAAagaaagtgtttaaaatgacaaacccAAAGTCAGTGTGTAGACGTTGTTAAAAGGTTAGGTTTGTAATCCATTGCCAGATCACCCCAATAAAACAAGGGTATCCTTTTTCTGAGCCTCTGAATGTGTGCATGGTGTTAGTGTAGTTAACATCTTAATGTGTTTCAGCCCACCCTCACCTGTCACATTACACCTCTGAAAACAGATGCCTGACTTGGAAACTTAAATTCTTTAGCTAAACTTGAGTTGATCCAAGATCCTTCAGAAGACTTCATAGACTTTATACTTACACTTCTGCTGAGATTGTTGGTAGCTGTGGCCTTTGTCCTTGTCGGGAGAGAAACTCTTGTTGCTGGTGTTTGACCCAGGACGCCCATGTGCAGGTGGCTGGGCTTCTTCTCTACAGAAGTAATGAACAATCAGAAGGTTTAGGAGTCCACTGAATCCTCCCAAGACAGAGTTCAAAAATCTATGGGTTCTGTGcttagaaataataataataattttattacttTGGAGTGGAAGCTCACCTCTACATACCCAAACAACTGCCTAAACCCTGTCTGTGTAAAGTTTGCTTGCTATACcatataaaatgtgtgtaagCACACTGACTTGGCTTTTTTGTCTGACAGCAACTTTTGTTGAGGCCCTGATCCTCGACTGCCATTGCGGAAATAAGGACCAGGTCGGTTACTTTtcctgaaaaacatttaaaaaaaaaaagtacagacaAATCAATCACTGGCAAACAAAGTTGTGTACACAAAGGTCCAGGCAAAAATTTTGAAATTAATGTGGGGTATGTGGAGTTTTCATATTTActggtttattaaaaaaatattggatATTCATTAGTGAATGGCTTTGAATGTGTAATGGAAACAGAATAACAAGAGGGTAAAGGCACAAAGACTCCATGGGGTACTGTGGCACACTGATCAATTTGTGGAATGAAGGCATCTTCCACTCTGGCTGACAGTTGGACCGacttagttttttgtttttttcctctatgATCAGTCTTCAATTGTATGCAGAGCCATAATTAACCTAACTAAAGAGCTACTGGTAGTTACAATACAATGTTACCAAATCTGTTATTCCACCATGTAACGTAATGGGCATTAATCCAAAAATGTGATAGTACCAGCAATGACACTTCACTGTTCGTTGCACTTAATTTGTCTGATTTTGCCAGACTCAAAGTTTGTGTCTGGCAACAACTTTAAAGGTCCAAAATCCAAAGGTATAGATGACCCAAAGGCACCTGGTTTTCGTGGCCTCTGCATGAACTCAAGCCACATCTCAAAGAGCAGGTCTAACAAGGCCTCAAACTTTTACGACTCATGGTCTGTTTGAAGTAGCTGAGACTTAGCCTGCCATTTGCCAAACACTTAATTGCCATTCATGCAGTACAAAACTAACATCAAAAGactatgataaaaaaaagttgtgtaCTTTAtataggaaaagaaaaaactctATAGACGGTAAATCAAGTATTTATCAGACAGACATTCACCGGCACACGCATTTAATAGCCCATGCCTCATGAAGAGGCAGAGATACACAGTATGAAGtattctcttctcttctcctaCTGACAGTCATTACACTGAGAAATTaaaacaccaacacaaaaaaatgaatcaagAAACCTAAAAATAATCATGGTCCTATGGGATAAAACAGACTATTAATAATTACATCTTTGTTCCCTTTGCTTTCTTTGAAGCCTGCACAATGCCCAAACCAGCCCAgttagtttaaaaataaaacaatacttcTATTAACTGGATGAATTTATGAAGGTAGtgtagaaaaacaataaaaagcttCATTTAAAATGGTAGCAGTTGACTGTGCATTAAAAGAGTGACTAATAACTTGGCACTCTACATAAGGAAGTTAACTCATTTCACTGTCTGAGGGCAAAACCTCCACAGGGATCCAAGGAACGTGATTCAAGTGTATGTCACCAAACTCCACTGCAGATCTTTAATATACTGCTTGGCATTATCCCACAAACCCTTATTTGATTTAAAGTTGTACAGTAATTCTATTGGAATAGTTATGGAGCCTACACGTGTAGTCACCAAACTTCATTACTGCTGCTTGGGCTTCAGAGCCTGGTGTGCCTGGGGTTTCTGTCTGCTGTTGATGGGGCTGTTTTATATTTGACACCTCGTCAACATGGACACAAAGTCCTCCTTACAATACATATACTCCCAAAGCATTGTGACAAATCAAAACTAAGTTGGCTATGACATTTAAATGTGGCATTACACTTTATCACAACACTCCATCGGTTAAATGTGAACGTCACCTCAGAATGCCCACCGCTGCATAGAAGAGGTGGCAAAATTAAAAGCTGTTTGTAAATAGTTTCCATAGGTATTCTAAACATGCTATAGTGTCTAAATTTGAAGTttaggtaaaaaaaatgttgacataACTCTAAAATGATCAACAACAAGTTTTGGTTTAATacagaaaagataaaaaaaccACAAGACATTTGCTATTTAGAATATCTGAGATGTATGTGGGTGTTTAAATGAAAAGGGAGTGGTCCaactgtttttcctctcagaGTGGGGtagagggtgggggtggggttgTTTGGCTTGTGAGTAGACACTAGTGCCCTTTGTCCCTCTCTCTAGCTCAGTATGACTTCTGGATAGGGGGGTCTGGGCCCGTAAACTGTTGGTATGTTGAAGTGGCCAGGGTGAGAAGAGCGGCTGATGATGTTGGAGTTATAATGGCTGGACTTAGGTTCTCTGTGTGCAATTAAGCTCCTGAGCTTACCTTAAGATCAGCGTGGTcaaaattaaaggaaatatCTTGCCTAAATATTTTTTCCAAAGCTGCCTCTTTCTGCCAATCCATATGCTGAAGCAATCTTTTGTAATGATTTTGTAATGTATTCATTCTCAGATTTTCTTGGGTGAAACACAGCATTATATAATTTCAAGTTTTAAAAGAACTTTAAAGTCTTTTTATGCTTGTGCTTTTTAAACTAATTTTTTCTTATTGATAGTACATGGAAGGAAAGTCACTCACCATGAGGGTCAAATAATTCATCAAGCTAATTAACATTGAATTTTCAACAGGAAGAACTCTGTCTCCACCTAGAGGCAGGTTTAATGTATTACACAAAAAATCCAGACAATTATTAATTACCTTGACGTTAACTGATGCCTTAAATCATCTCTGCTGTAACATGGATGGGAGTACAGGCCATCCTGAAAACAAGATCACATTTACAACAACCTTAATTGGgaaatgctgcaaaaatgtTGCATTAGTGAAATTGCTGGGAAGCACAAAATTTTCTATAAGAACTTAAACTAGtgctgttttgctgttattCTGACAAAACACACTGGAATACTGTTTCTTAATGTTTCTATTTGAACAGCTAAAAGTAAAAATCAGACaattcaaatacacaaacacacactgactatAGTGCAGTGATCTTTGTGGTAAACGTAGGAGGATTTAGTTCATAATCTATTTGTTCCCAACTTCGTCTTACATTATTTCGTGAGGGTGAGGAATTTCTGCGAAAGCTGCCATAGTTGGGGTTTTCATCGAAGTATCGACGATCTGTGGGTGGGTAATTGCCTTCACTGGGAAATTCTTTTCTGTCCTGGAAATTTTGAGTACCATGATACCTCTTGTCTTCATGAAAGTCTCTGTCATAGTCAAATCTGAGTAGAGGCACGAGACTCCTCCTTTCAACTATATTGACAACACGATGAACTGTCACCTGAAATGAAACAAGCTCATATTTTAGA contains:
- the LOC113133418 gene encoding periphilin-1, producing MAYRHGRRSIREEYEECFPAMDSREVTVHRVVNIVERRSLVPLLRFDYDRDFHEDKRYHGTQNFQDRKEFPSEGNYPPTDRRYFDENPNYGSFRRNSSPSRNNDGLYSHPCYSRDDLRHQLTSRKSNRPGPYFRNGSRGSGPQQKLLSDKKAKEEAQPPAHGRPGSNTSNKSFSPDKDKGHSYQQSQQKFRTSAQTSHIPSNSVEEPPQSSGSSKEKTPASVAESEEVVATTSVEPKPTPEEDFKARRLEAIKAKAQEIEKNYRQDCETFRTVVKMLVAKEPSLDNLLQAPLDANLLELKQRCLDVLRHFVKELDEVLEQPDTTTKATCHKTLE